The Haloplanus sp. CK5-1 genome contains a region encoding:
- the proS gene encoding proline--tRNA ligase — protein MSDDQELGITESKEHSTGEWYAEVVRKAKLANYAPEGMSGFIITRPRGYALWERIQDELDDRFKATGVRNAYFPMLIPESYLEREKDVVEGFDPEVAWVTQGGYDELEERLAVRPTSESIIAPYLSRWIRSHRDLPMRINQWCSVIRWEATETKPFFRTKEFLWQEGHTAHASDEDAWAETMTRLDQYEDLYEDVLAMPVLRGKKPEHDKFPGADTTTTVEALMPDGKSVQGATSHHLGRSFAEAFDITFTDEDEDERVAHTTSWGVSWRALGALIMTHSDDQGLVLPPTMAPEQVAIVPIWQKETKEDVLDYAEGIADDLREAGIRVELDDRDEHNPGFKFNEWELKGVPVRIEVGPNEVEESAATLVHRPDGESVEADRSDIVDAVEGSFDEVYAKLYAAAEENLEANVREASDRADVLGTLGQHGGYVKTPWCGDEGCEAKVKDQMAAEIVMVPFEDSGETIHEGETCALCDDDAVETAYFARSY, from the coding sequence ATGAGCGACGATCAGGAACTCGGGATCACCGAGTCGAAAGAACACAGCACGGGCGAGTGGTACGCCGAAGTCGTCCGGAAGGCGAAACTGGCGAACTACGCGCCGGAAGGCATGAGCGGGTTCATCATCACGCGCCCGCGCGGGTACGCGCTCTGGGAACGGATCCAAGACGAACTCGACGACCGGTTCAAAGCGACCGGCGTCCGGAACGCCTACTTCCCGATGCTCATCCCGGAGTCGTACCTCGAACGCGAGAAGGACGTGGTCGAGGGGTTCGACCCCGAGGTGGCGTGGGTCACGCAGGGCGGTTACGACGAACTGGAGGAGCGACTCGCGGTCCGGCCGACCAGCGAGAGCATCATCGCGCCGTATCTGAGCCGGTGGATCCGGAGTCACCGCGACCTGCCGATGCGGATCAACCAGTGGTGTAGCGTGATCCGGTGGGAGGCGACGGAGACGAAGCCGTTCTTCCGGACCAAGGAGTTCCTCTGGCAGGAGGGCCACACCGCACACGCGAGCGACGAGGACGCGTGGGCGGAGACGATGACCCGTCTCGACCAGTACGAGGACCTGTACGAAGACGTCCTCGCGATGCCGGTGCTCCGCGGGAAGAAGCCGGAACACGACAAGTTCCCCGGCGCGGACACCACGACGACGGTGGAGGCGCTGATGCCCGACGGCAAGTCCGTCCAAGGCGCGACCAGCCACCACCTCGGGCGGAGTTTCGCCGAGGCGTTCGACATCACGTTCACCGACGAGGACGAGGACGAGCGGGTGGCCCACACCACTTCGTGGGGGGTCTCCTGGCGGGCACTCGGCGCGCTCATCATGACCCACAGCGACGATCAGGGACTCGTGTTGCCACCGACGATGGCCCCCGAACAGGTCGCAATCGTCCCGATCTGGCAGAAAGAGACCAAGGAGGACGTCCTCGACTACGCCGAGGGTATCGCCGACGACCTGCGCGAGGCCGGAATCCGCGTCGAACTCGACGACCGCGACGAGCACAATCCGGGGTTCAAGTTCAACGAGTGGGAACTGAAGGGCGTCCCCGTCCGTATCGAGGTCGGCCCGAACGAGGTAGAGGAGTCGGCGGCGACGCTCGTCCACCGACCGGACGGCGAGTCGGTCGAGGCCGATCGCTCGGACATCGTCGACGCCGTCGAGGGGAGTTTCGACGAGGTGTACGCCAAACTGTACGCCGCCGCCGAGGAGAACCTCGAAGCGAACGTCCGGGAGGCGTCGGACCGGGCGGACGTCCTGGGCACCCTCGGGCAACACGGCGGCTACGTGAAGACTCCGTGGTGTGGCGACGAGGGCTGCGAGGCGAAAGTCAAAGACCAGATGGCCGCCGAAATCGTCATGGTCCCCTTCGAGGACTCCGGGGAGACGATCCACGAGGGCGAGACCTGCGCCCTCTGTGACGACGACGCAGTCGAGACGGCCTACTTCGCACGGTCGTACTGA
- a CDS encoding endonuclease V, translating into MIPACPEFVPDSSDSRAEMEALQREVADAARFDDDLGVDPAAVSLSADATLGGDDRPLVAGVDQAFLDGRAVSAVVCLRGGDVVERAHAVTDLSIPYVPGLLSFREGGPILAAFEELEATPDLVVFDGSGRIHYRQAGLATHLGVVLDVPSVGVAKSLLCGRADGETDGNPEGWRAPVRADESVDAPEGTVLGYAYQSRQYDSNPVINPLYVSPGHRVDAETAVGLIERLCDGYKLPEPTRLADAYAEECKDST; encoded by the coding sequence GTGATCCCCGCTTGCCCCGAGTTCGTCCCCGACTCCTCGGACTCCCGCGCGGAGATGGAGGCACTGCAGCGCGAGGTAGCCGACGCTGCCCGGTTCGACGACGACCTGGGGGTCGATCCGGCGGCCGTCTCGCTGTCCGCCGACGCGACGCTCGGCGGCGACGACCGCCCCCTCGTCGCCGGGGTCGATCAGGCCTTCCTCGACGGACGGGCGGTCAGCGCCGTCGTATGCCTTCGCGGGGGCGACGTGGTCGAACGCGCCCACGCCGTGACCGACCTCTCGATTCCGTACGTTCCCGGATTGCTCTCCTTTCGGGAGGGTGGGCCGATCCTCGCGGCGTTCGAAGAACTGGAGGCGACGCCGGACCTCGTCGTCTTCGACGGGAGCGGGCGCATCCACTACCGACAGGCGGGCCTCGCGACGCATCTGGGCGTCGTCCTCGACGTGCCGAGCGTCGGCGTCGCCAAGAGCCTCCTCTGTGGACGGGCCGACGGCGAGACGGACGGGAACCCCGAGGGGTGGCGCGCGCCGGTTCGGGCCGACGAGTCCGTGGACGCCCCCGAGGGGACCGTCCTCGGCTACGCCTACCAGTCCCGGCAGTACGACTCGAACCCGGTCATCAACCCGCTGTACGTGAGCCCGGGCCACCGGGTCGACGCGGAGACGGCCGTCGGACTGATCGAACGCCTGTGTGACGGCTACAAACTCCCGGAGCCGACACGGTTGGCCGACGCGTACGCCGAGGAGTGTAAGGACTCGACGTAG
- a CDS encoding rhomboid family intramembrane serine protease: protein MAQCDECGSHEDLPYQCRRCGETFCAEHRLPENHDCPGLNEWNDPDGVFDSGFDDSVRDEGGSDGGLSSSLPNLDRVTGTGGLLAYFRGNVAYLFLGLMWITFALQLLVGALFGREVMSALFVLRSDRLFFVWTWLTSIFAHGGLYHIAGNSIVLYFFGPLVERHVGSRRFATLFIVTGALAGLGFVGASIALGSLGPSGVVSVVGASGAIFAVLGVLTVLNPGLRIYLYFIIPVPLWLFTAGFSLISVLFFLSPQSAASVGQGNVAHLAHLIGLVIGLAYGKRVEGRRRVPDRLTFGGGRGPGGPGGPGGPGRR from the coding sequence ATGGCTCAGTGCGACGAGTGCGGCAGTCACGAGGACTTGCCGTATCAGTGTCGACGCTGCGGCGAGACGTTCTGTGCCGAACACCGCCTCCCGGAGAACCACGACTGTCCCGGGCTGAACGAGTGGAACGATCCGGACGGGGTATTCGACAGCGGCTTCGACGACAGCGTCCGCGACGAGGGCGGGAGCGATGGGGGACTGTCGTCGTCTCTACCGAACCTCGACCGAGTGACCGGCACGGGCGGTCTCCTCGCCTACTTCCGTGGCAACGTGGCGTACCTGTTTCTGGGGCTCATGTGGATCACGTTCGCGCTGCAGTTGCTGGTCGGTGCCCTGTTCGGCCGGGAGGTCATGTCGGCGCTGTTCGTCCTGCGGTCGGATCGCCTGTTTTTCGTCTGGACGTGGCTCACCTCGATTTTTGCCCACGGCGGCCTCTACCACATCGCCGGCAACAGCATCGTGCTGTACTTCTTCGGCCCGCTGGTCGAACGCCACGTCGGGTCCAGACGTTTCGCCACCCTCTTCATAGTGACCGGCGCGCTGGCCGGGTTGGGTTTCGTCGGGGCCAGCATCGCGCTCGGCAGTCTGGGGCCCTCTGGCGTCGTGAGCGTCGTCGGGGCCAGCGGCGCCATCTTCGCCGTTCTCGGCGTGCTCACGGTTCTCAACCCCGGGCTGCGGATCTACCTCTACTTCATCATCCCGGTACCGCTGTGGCTGTTCACGGCGGGGTTCTCGCTCATCTCCGTGCTCTTTTTCCTCTCGCCGCAGTCGGCGGCGTCGGTGGGGCAGGGCAACGTCGCCCACCTCGCGCACCTGATCGGACTCGTGATCGGACTGGCCTACGGCAAGCGGGTCGAGGGCCGGCGGCGGGTGCCCGACCGACTCACCTTCGGAGGCGGCCGGGGTCCCGGTGGACCGGGTGGTCCCGGCGGTCCCGGACGTCGGTGA
- a CDS encoding inorganic diphosphatase, producing MVNLWEDLEPGPNPPETITAVVECLKGERNKYEYDKDVPGVVLDRVLHSNVHYPSDYGFIPRTYYDDEDPFDVLVLVEDATFPGCIVEARPIAMMKMDDDGEQDDKVIAVPTEDPRFDHLDDLDDIPQQTLDEIDEFFATYKNLEEGKEVETLGWEDKAAAKDAIEHAIDLYDETFA from the coding sequence ATGGTGAATCTGTGGGAAGACCTCGAGCCCGGTCCGAACCCGCCCGAGACGATCACCGCCGTCGTCGAGTGTCTCAAGGGCGAACGGAACAAGTACGAGTACGACAAGGACGTCCCCGGCGTCGTCCTCGACCGCGTCCTCCACAGCAACGTCCACTACCCGAGCGACTACGGCTTCATCCCGCGGACGTACTACGACGACGAGGATCCCTTCGACGTCCTCGTCCTCGTCGAGGACGCGACGTTCCCCGGTTGTATCGTCGAGGCGCGACCCATCGCGATGATGAAGATGGACGACGACGGCGAACAGGACGACAAGGTCATCGCCGTCCCGACCGAGGACCCGCGGTTCGACCACCTCGACGACCTCGACGACATCCCCCAACAGACCCTCGACGAGATCGACGAGTTCTTCGCGACGTACAAGAACTTGGAGGAGGGCAAGGAAGTCGAGACGCTGGGCTGGGAGGACAAGGCGGCCGCCAAAGACGCCATCGAACACGCAATCGACCTCTACGACGAGACGTTCGCCTAA
- a CDS encoding PadR family transcriptional regulator, whose translation MSEAQTVSSGSGIVRDLTAFQHNILVILSEEPMYGLAIKRQLEEYYGTEVNHGRLYPNLDDLVEMDLVDKSELDKRTNQYELTEKGNEAVLGRLEWVLSKFVTDDDRADSVRALVDAQH comes from the coding sequence ATGTCAGAGGCACAAACTGTCAGTAGCGGCTCCGGTATCGTTCGCGACCTCACTGCGTTTCAGCACAACATCCTGGTCATCCTCTCGGAAGAACCCATGTACGGACTGGCGATCAAACGCCAACTCGAGGAGTATTACGGGACCGAAGTGAACCACGGCCGCCTCTACCCCAACCTCGACGACCTCGTCGAGATGGATCTGGTCGACAAGAGCGAACTCGACAAGCGGACGAACCAGTACGAACTGACCGAGAAGGGCAACGAAGCAGTGCTCGGTCGTCTCGAGTGGGTCCTCTCGAAGTTCGTCACCGACGACGACCGGGCCGATTCGGTCCGCGCCCTCGTCGACGCGCAGCACTAG
- a CDS encoding DUF7108 family protein — MSELPRDVREEAERLTRLARRATDDTEAAAYERDRDERLAEHGFTARLREADDTLVLYPTEWLDGDTARMDSIEDTDRAVEIPLSGSGDPEEWESVEDHNAAVVEEVRERAGEVHAANARAFADFMGNHYARGVETATAAELREFLTEYYPRNAWPSDEQCAVVERSLEHVFAVTETAMPER, encoded by the coding sequence ATGTCTGAACTGCCACGAGACGTCCGGGAGGAAGCCGAACGGCTCACCCGTCTGGCCCGACGGGCGACCGACGATACCGAGGCAGCGGCGTACGAACGCGACCGGGACGAGCGGCTGGCCGAACACGGGTTCACCGCCCGACTCCGAGAGGCCGACGACACCCTCGTCCTCTACCCCACGGAGTGGCTCGACGGCGACACGGCGCGGATGGACAGCATCGAGGACACCGACCGGGCGGTCGAAATCCCGCTGTCGGGGAGCGGCGACCCCGAGGAGTGGGAGTCGGTCGAGGACCACAACGCCGCCGTCGTCGAGGAGGTGCGCGAGCGGGCGGGCGAGGTCCACGCCGCGAACGCGCGGGCGTTCGCCGACTTCATGGGGAACCACTACGCCCGAGGGGTCGAGACGGCGACGGCGGCGGAGTTACGGGAGTTCCTGACGGAGTACTACCCGCGGAACGCGTGGCCCAGCGACGAACAGTGCGCCGTGGTGGAGCGGTCGCTGGAGCACGTCTTCGCAGTGACGGAAACGGCGATGCCCGAACGCTAG
- the rnhA gene encoding ribonuclease HI has translation MPTIDCDPDTARRRLEEAGVAVEAGNTDHERWRAERGDAVAVAYDDSVVVQGAKPTDLTALLADSSGRAHVYFDGASRGNPGPAAVGWVIVSGDGIVDEGSGAIGETTNNRAEYEALVRALEVARDHGFDEVDVRGDSELIVKQVRGEWDTNDPGLRERRVRARELLDTFDRWSLEHVPREINDRADGLANEALDDV, from the coding sequence ATGCCGACCATCGACTGCGATCCCGACACGGCGCGACGGCGGTTGGAAGAGGCCGGCGTCGCCGTCGAAGCGGGGAACACGGACCACGAGCGGTGGCGCGCGGAGCGTGGCGACGCGGTCGCGGTCGCCTACGACGACAGCGTCGTCGTTCAAGGGGCCAAACCGACCGACTTGACCGCGCTCCTGGCGGATTCGAGCGGCAGGGCACACGTCTACTTCGACGGGGCGAGCCGTGGTAACCCCGGTCCCGCCGCCGTCGGGTGGGTGATCGTCTCCGGGGACGGCATCGTCGACGAGGGAAGCGGGGCGATCGGTGAGACGACGAACAACCGCGCGGAGTACGAGGCACTGGTGCGAGCGCTGGAAGTCGCTCGGGACCACGGATTTGACGAGGTCGACGTGCGCGGCGACTCGGAACTGATCGTCAAGCAGGTCCGGGGTGAGTGGGACACGAACGACCCGGGACTCCGAGAGCGACGGGTCCGGGCCCGGGAACTCCTCGACACGTTCGACCGCTGGTCGCTGGAGCACGTCCCGAGAGAGATAAACGACCGCGCCGACGGACTGGCGAACGAGGCGCTCGACGATGTCTGA
- a CDS encoding transcription initiation factor IIB: protein MTRPTRQRDDRTRWQGEDETEADGDVDLDDLDPEDLVRTADGELIHEETGLIIEEEQIDPGPEWRAFNHKERQEKSRVGAPTTQTMHDKGLTTTIDWKDKDAYGRSLSSEKRSQMHRLRKWQERIRTKDAGERNLQFALSEIDRMASALGVPRSVREVASVIYRRALNEDLIRGRSIEGVATAALYAACRKEGIPRSLEEISEVSRVERKEIGRTYRYISQELGLEMKPVDPKKYVPRFCSELELSEEVQAKANDIIETTSEKGLLSGKSPTGFAAAAIYAASLLCNEKKTQREVADVAQVTEVTIRNRYQEQIEAMGIHS from the coding sequence ATGACACGGCCCACCCGCCAGCGGGACGACCGGACGCGATGGCAGGGCGAGGACGAGACGGAGGCCGACGGGGACGTCGACCTCGACGACCTCGACCCGGAGGACCTCGTCAGGACGGCCGACGGCGAACTGATACACGAGGAGACCGGGCTCATCATCGAGGAAGAGCAGATCGACCCCGGCCCGGAGTGGCGGGCGTTCAACCACAAGGAACGACAGGAGAAATCGCGGGTCGGGGCCCCGACGACCCAGACGATGCACGACAAGGGGTTGACGACGACCATCGACTGGAAGGACAAGGACGCGTACGGGCGGTCGCTCTCCTCGGAGAAACGCTCCCAGATGCACCGGCTGCGCAAGTGGCAGGAGCGCATCCGGACGAAGGACGCGGGCGAGCGGAACCTGCAGTTCGCGCTGAGCGAGATCGATCGGATGGCCTCCGCGCTCGGCGTCCCCCGATCGGTGCGGGAGGTCGCCTCGGTGATCTACCGGCGCGCGCTCAACGAGGACCTCATCCGCGGCCGCTCGATCGAGGGCGTCGCCACCGCCGCCCTCTACGCCGCCTGTCGGAAGGAGGGCATCCCCCGATCGCTGGAGGAGATCTCCGAGGTGTCGCGGGTCGAACGCAAGGAGATCGGCCGGACCTACCGCTACATCTCCCAGGAACTCGGCTTGGAGATGAAGCCCGTCGACCCGAAGAAGTACGTCCCCCGGTTCTGTTCGGAACTCGAACTCAGCGAGGAGGTTCAGGCCAAGGCCAACGATATCATCGAAACCACCTCGGAGAAGGGCTTGCTGTCGGGGAAGTCGCCGACCGGGTTCGCGGCGGCGGCCATCTACGCGGCCTCCCTGCTCTGTAACGAGAAGAAGACCCAGCGCGAGGTGGCCGACGTCGCCCAGGTGACCGAGGTCACCATCCGCAACCGCTACCAAGAGCAGATCGAGGCGATGGGCATCCACAGCTAG
- the nreA gene encoding DNA repair protein NreA: MRLDEFVDIEANERAERRRLAKEKSYDILDHVESVADRVERTVSGDSIVGSVSPSIFVGRSSYPEVSTGILSPVGNEGSAADFVTSGAWYDDGVDLEEVFRRRTSLLNARRSSTVDVSETWDGFVGVGREVAIADRPVDVELGLGGDPRVDFDADGASPPTGPRAPAESASLGENPHVPRPIKKTLEDDDWRAEGAITYLYRRGFDVYDVNTILSAGALGRGENRRLVPTRWSITAVDDTVGQYLRGSLRDAPSVDGVEIHRNEFLGNAYWVILAPGQWEYELVELKAPGSVWNPDPEAGMWLAADREGYEGRTGYVEETAGAYHAARLGVLEHLEDRGRQAKCLVLRHVSDDYWGPAGVWQVREGVRNAFDDDHATAETLAEAVRGVVDYLPTSLSALRRKSAMVAGLQTTLSEF; encoded by the coding sequence ATGCGCCTCGACGAGTTCGTCGACATCGAGGCCAACGAACGCGCCGAGCGACGCCGCCTCGCGAAGGAGAAGTCCTACGATATCCTTGACCACGTGGAGTCCGTCGCCGACCGCGTCGAGCGGACGGTGTCTGGCGATTCGATCGTCGGCAGCGTCTCGCCCTCCATCTTCGTCGGGCGGTCGAGCTACCCGGAGGTGTCGACGGGTATCCTCTCGCCGGTCGGCAACGAAGGGTCGGCCGCCGACTTCGTCACCAGCGGCGCGTGGTACGACGACGGTGTCGACTTAGAGGAGGTGTTCCGCCGCCGGACGAGTCTGCTGAACGCCCGCCGGTCGTCGACGGTCGACGTCTCGGAGACGTGGGACGGTTTCGTCGGCGTCGGTCGCGAGGTGGCCATCGCCGACCGCCCGGTCGACGTGGAACTCGGGCTCGGCGGTGACCCCCGCGTCGACTTCGACGCCGACGGTGCCTCGCCGCCGACCGGTCCGCGCGCCCCCGCGGAGTCGGCGTCGCTCGGCGAGAACCCCCACGTCCCGAGACCGATCAAGAAGACCCTCGAGGACGACGACTGGCGCGCGGAGGGGGCGATCACCTATCTCTACCGTCGTGGGTTCGACGTGTACGACGTGAACACGATCCTCTCGGCCGGCGCGCTCGGCCGGGGTGAGAACCGCCGCCTCGTCCCGACGCGGTGGTCGATCACCGCCGTCGACGACACCGTCGGACAGTACCTCCGTGGCTCGTTGCGCGACGCCCCGAGCGTCGACGGCGTGGAGATCCACCGCAACGAGTTCCTCGGCAACGCCTACTGGGTCATCCTCGCGCCGGGACAGTGGGAGTACGAACTCGTCGAACTCAAGGCACCGGGGAGCGTCTGGAACCCGGACCCCGAGGCGGGCATGTGGCTCGCGGCCGACCGCGAGGGGTACGAGGGTCGGACCGGCTACGTCGAGGAGACGGCCGGCGCGTACCACGCCGCGCGGCTGGGCGTCCTCGAACACCTGGAGGATCGGGGTCGGCAGGCGAAGTGTCTCGTCCTCCGGCACGTCTCCGACGACTACTGGGGACCCGCGGGCGTCTGGCAGGTCCGCGAAGGCGTCCGCAACGCCTTCGACGACGACCACGCCACCGCCGAGACGCTCGCCGAGGCGGTCCGGGGTGTCGTCGACTACCTCCCCACCTCGCTGTCGGCGCTCCGGCGGAAATCGGCGATGGTCGCCGGCCTGCAGACGACGCTCTCGGAGTTCTAG
- a CDS encoding hybrid sensor histidine kinase/response regulator has protein sequence MALDRILAVGDGVADALPSSVDPVVVGTAADARRHLDANADAIDGVVTAYDLPDGDGLGLLEWIRVDRPDLPVVLYPEHGSERIASEAVAAGVTDYVPRSADVDLGERLREAVRTRPDTAAARRFRQLRRAFPDVGFLVDADGRCLEMFAGPDTPDSLPDDPERIGGSRHEAVLPESVADTIWAAIDCAIETGAVRSVEYRLPDRGDEEWFEARVAPVDAETAVVVTRRITDRKLARRDLRRKRAHLSQAQEIASFGSWYRDFEADTLWWSETVYDIFGCSPDDTPTHDLFLSSVHPADRERVRRRWDAAIEGEPYDVEHRVCVDGEVQWVREVAEITFDDGRPVEAVGVVNDITDRKAYERRLESHNERLDVLQRIARHDIRNRMNVVLGCAADLRRTIGSGDSDREALLDCIDDAAQRLLDIGRQLRDAERIVAGDADRRPIDVASLATDLVTEFAADNPDCEWFVAVPDSLRAWATASLPLAITNVLENAVEHADATRPRIAVVVDDCGGHVELRVVDDGPGIPEVERDILVGERERSQVVHPSGLGLWLTRWIVGNSGGRLDLADGRRGGTVVTVRLDPVVED, from the coding sequence ATGGCTCTGGATCGCATTCTCGCCGTCGGCGACGGCGTCGCGGATGCGCTTCCCTCCTCGGTCGACCCAGTCGTCGTCGGAACCGCGGCCGACGCCCGCCGCCACCTCGACGCGAACGCCGACGCTATCGACGGCGTCGTCACCGCGTACGACCTCCCCGACGGCGACGGACTCGGTCTCCTCGAGTGGATCCGGGTCGATCGTCCCGACCTCCCCGTCGTCCTCTATCCCGAACACGGGAGCGAGCGTATCGCGAGTGAGGCCGTCGCCGCGGGCGTCACCGACTACGTGCCACGGTCCGCGGACGTCGACCTCGGCGAGCGACTCCGAGAAGCCGTCCGGACGCGACCGGACACGGCTGCGGCGAGGCGGTTCCGGCAACTGCGGCGGGCCTTCCCCGACGTGGGCTTTCTCGTCGACGCTGACGGGCGATGTCTGGAGATGTTCGCCGGCCCCGACACGCCCGACTCCCTCCCCGACGACCCGGAGCGGATCGGGGGGAGCCGACACGAGGCGGTCCTGCCCGAATCGGTCGCGGACACCATCTGGGCCGCCATCGACTGCGCGATCGAGACGGGAGCGGTCCGGTCGGTCGAGTACCGACTCCCGGACCGGGGCGACGAGGAGTGGTTCGAGGCGCGCGTCGCCCCCGTGGACGCGGAGACGGCCGTCGTGGTCACTCGACGGATCACCGACCGAAAGCTCGCTCGGCGCGACCTCCGGCGCAAGCGCGCCCACCTCTCGCAGGCCCAAGAGATCGCCTCCTTCGGGAGTTGGTACCGGGACTTCGAGGCGGACACACTCTGGTGGTCCGAGACGGTGTACGACATCTTCGGGTGCTCGCCCGACGACACGCCCACACACGACCTGTTCCTGTCGTCGGTCCATCCAGCCGACCGGGAGCGCGTTCGACGGCGGTGGGACGCCGCTATCGAGGGCGAACCGTACGACGTCGAACACCGCGTCTGCGTCGACGGCGAGGTCCAATGGGTCCGCGAAGTCGCCGAGATCACCTTCGACGACGGCCGGCCCGTCGAGGCTGTCGGCGTCGTCAACGACATCACCGACCGCAAGGCGTACGAGCGCCGACTGGAATCCCACAACGAGCGTCTCGACGTCCTCCAGCGTATCGCCCGCCACGACATCAGAAACCGAATGAACGTCGTCCTCGGCTGCGCGGCGGATCTGCGTCGCACGATCGGCTCCGGCGACTCGGACCGGGAGGCGCTGCTCGACTGCATCGACGACGCCGCACAGCGACTCCTCGACATCGGTCGACAGCTCCGCGACGCCGAGCGGATCGTCGCGGGCGACGCCGACCGCCGACCGATCGACGTGGCGTCGCTCGCGACGGACCTCGTCACCGAGTTCGCCGCCGACAACCCCGACTGCGAGTGGTTCGTGGCGGTCCCCGATTCGCTCCGGGCGTGGGCGACCGCCTCACTCCCCCTCGCGATCACGAACGTCCTCGAGAACGCGGTCGAACACGCGGACGCGACACGTCCCCGTATCGCGGTCGTCGTCGACGACTGCGGGGGTCACGTCGAACTCCGCGTCGTCGACGACGGTCCCGGCATCCCCGAGGTGGAACGTGATATCCTCGTCGGCGAGCGGGAACGCTCACAGGTCGTCCACCCCAGCGGGCTCGGCCTGTGGCTCACGCGCTGGATCGTCGGCAACTCGGGCGGGAGACTCGACCTCGCCGACGGACGCAGGGGTGGCACCGTCGTCACCGTCCGACTCGACCCAGTCGTCGAGGACTGA
- a CDS encoding CPBP family glutamic-type intramembrane protease, translated as MSPRRLPLTWVQRSLLAGLVVAVVWSLWAVPPTSLGARLVRDVVVFVCVPVALALVHGRDLGWRVDRRTIRNTVVLALFVTPFYVVGSSLPTIRAYYPMWATDTTLTAFLPHAVAQFVVAAAAEVYYRGLLCVGIRELGPKSVFISPVVYAAHHVHKPPVELLLSAPTDVLFGAVDYHSESILPSVVAHGAGLALLDWLVLHPPLIPTPVVVRWLSWLPLPV; from the coding sequence GTGTCACCCCGTCGGCTCCCACTCACCTGGGTCCAGCGCTCGCTGCTCGCCGGACTCGTCGTAGCTGTCGTCTGGTCGCTCTGGGCCGTCCCCCCGACGAGCCTCGGCGCTCGCCTCGTCCGCGACGTGGTCGTCTTCGTCTGTGTGCCCGTCGCACTGGCTCTCGTCCACGGTCGTGACCTGGGGTGGCGGGTCGACCGCCGAACCATCAGGAACACCGTCGTGCTCGCGCTGTTCGTCACCCCCTTCTACGTCGTCGGGTCGTCGCTGCCGACGATCCGAGCGTACTACCCGATGTGGGCGACCGACACGACACTGACCGCCTTCCTCCCCCACGCAGTCGCCCAGTTCGTCGTCGCCGCGGCCGCCGAGGTGTACTACCGTGGGTTGCTCTGTGTCGGCATCCGCGAACTCGGGCCGAAGAGCGTCTTCATCAGTCCCGTCGTCTACGCGGCCCACCACGTCCACAAGCCACCCGTCGAACTGCTCCTGTCCGCGCCGACCGACGTGCTCTTCGGGGCTGTCGACTACCACAGCGAGTCCATCCTCCCGTCGGTGGTGGCCCACGGAGCCGGCCTCGCACTGCTCGACTGGCTGGTGCTCCACCCGCCGCTGATCCCGACGCCGGTGGTCGTCAGGTGGCTGTCGTGGCTCCCGCTCCCGGTGTGA
- a CDS encoding DUF5789 family protein: MADDADDAEAEPTVELGEGDPVEGAPLARVASRLTWPQEASAVREKEGDATIRTPDGPRTIDSVLGEVDETYFDTRQTFLSAVRSVIGTGSVATAEE; the protein is encoded by the coding sequence ATGGCTGACGACGCGGACGACGCCGAGGCGGAGCCCACGGTCGAACTGGGCGAGGGAGACCCCGTCGAGGGCGCACCCCTCGCACGAGTGGCCTCGCGGCTCACCTGGCCACAGGAAGCGAGCGCCGTGCGGGAGAAGGAGGGCGACGCGACGATCCGGACGCCCGACGGCCCGCGGACGATCGACTCGGTGCTCGGCGAGGTCGACGAGACGTACTTCGACACGCGACAGACGTTCCTCTCGGCGGTCCGGTCGGTGATCGGCACCGGCTCGGTCGCCACGGCCGAGGAGTGA